The following are encoded in a window of Megalobrama amblycephala isolate DHTTF-2021 linkage group LG19, ASM1881202v1, whole genome shotgun sequence genomic DNA:
- the dut gene encoding deoxyuridine 5'-triphosphate nucleotidohydrolase, mitochondrial isoform X3, with the protein MEVTEAVSPLKRSKSDAVNGHEETKVLKFAKLTEHATTPSRGSNRAAGFDLYSAYDYSIGPMEKALVKTDLQIAVPHGYYGRVAPRSGLAVKHFIDVGAGVVDEDYRGNLGVVLFNFNKEPFEVKKGDRIAQLICERICYPELQELQTLDETERGAGGFGSTGTN; encoded by the exons ATGGAAG TTACAGAAGCGGTTTCGCCGCTGAAGAGAAGCAAGAGTGATGCAGTGAACGGACACGAAGAGACAAAAGTGCTAAAATTCGCCAAACTGACCGAACACGCCACGACACCGAGCCGAGGATCGAACCGAGCCGCGGGATTCGACCTGTACAG tgcaTATGACTACAGCATCGGGCCGATGGAAAAGGCTCTGGTCAAGACTGACCTCCAGATCGCGGTTCCACACGGATATTACGGCAGAGTAG CTCCTCGCTCGGGTCTCGCCGTGAAGCACTTCATCGATGTGGGCG CTGGTGTGGTTGATGAGGACTACAGAGGGAATCTGGGAGTCGTGCTGTTCAACTTCAACAAAGAGCCGTTTGAAG TGAAGAAAGGAGACCGTATCGCTCAGCTGATCTGTGAGAGGATCTGTTACCCGGAGCTGCAGGAGTTACAG ACGTTGGATGAGACTGAGAGAGGAGCAGGCGGCTTCGGCTCCACCGGCACCAACTGA
- the dut gene encoding deoxyuridine 5'-triphosphate nucleotidohydrolase, mitochondrial isoform X2, with translation MLFRGASVAAVRGLNGFVFGEAVSPLKRSKSDAVNGHEETKVLKFAKLTEHATTPSRGSNRAAGFDLYSAYDYSIGPMEKALVKTDLQIAVPHGYYGRVAPRSGLAVKHFIDVGAGVVDEDYRGNLGVVLFNFNKEPFEVKKGDRIAQLICERICYPELQELQTLDETERGAGGFGSTGTN, from the exons ATGTTGTTTCGGGGTGCTTCAGTCGCTGCTGTTCGCGGTTTAAACGGGTTTGTGTTCGGAG AAGCGGTTTCGCCGCTGAAGAGAAGCAAGAGTGATGCAGTGAACGGACACGAAGAGACAAAAGTGCTAAAATTCGCCAAACTGACCGAACACGCCACGACACCGAGCCGAGGATCGAACCGAGCCGCGGGATTCGACCTGTACAG tgcaTATGACTACAGCATCGGGCCGATGGAAAAGGCTCTGGTCAAGACTGACCTCCAGATCGCGGTTCCACACGGATATTACGGCAGAGTAG CTCCTCGCTCGGGTCTCGCCGTGAAGCACTTCATCGATGTGGGCG CTGGTGTGGTTGATGAGGACTACAGAGGGAATCTGGGAGTCGTGCTGTTCAACTTCAACAAAGAGCCGTTTGAAG TGAAGAAAGGAGACCGTATCGCTCAGCTGATCTGTGAGAGGATCTGTTACCCGGAGCTGCAGGAGTTACAG ACGTTGGATGAGACTGAGAGAGGAGCAGGCGGCTTCGGCTCCACCGGCACCAACTGA
- the dut gene encoding deoxyuridine 5'-triphosphate nucleotidohydrolase, mitochondrial isoform X4 encodes MEEAVSPLKRSKSDAVNGHEETKVLKFAKLTEHATTPSRGSNRAAGFDLYSAYDYSIGPMEKALVKTDLQIAVPHGYYGRVAPRSGLAVKHFIDVGAGVVDEDYRGNLGVVLFNFNKEPFEVKKGDRIAQLICERICYPELQELQTLDETERGAGGFGSTGTN; translated from the exons ATGGAAG AAGCGGTTTCGCCGCTGAAGAGAAGCAAGAGTGATGCAGTGAACGGACACGAAGAGACAAAAGTGCTAAAATTCGCCAAACTGACCGAACACGCCACGACACCGAGCCGAGGATCGAACCGAGCCGCGGGATTCGACCTGTACAG tgcaTATGACTACAGCATCGGGCCGATGGAAAAGGCTCTGGTCAAGACTGACCTCCAGATCGCGGTTCCACACGGATATTACGGCAGAGTAG CTCCTCGCTCGGGTCTCGCCGTGAAGCACTTCATCGATGTGGGCG CTGGTGTGGTTGATGAGGACTACAGAGGGAATCTGGGAGTCGTGCTGTTCAACTTCAACAAAGAGCCGTTTGAAG TGAAGAAAGGAGACCGTATCGCTCAGCTGATCTGTGAGAGGATCTGTTACCCGGAGCTGCAGGAGTTACAG ACGTTGGATGAGACTGAGAGAGGAGCAGGCGGCTTCGGCTCCACCGGCACCAACTGA
- the dut gene encoding deoxyuridine 5'-triphosphate nucleotidohydrolase, mitochondrial isoform X1, producing MLFRGASVAAVRGLNGFVFGVTEAVSPLKRSKSDAVNGHEETKVLKFAKLTEHATTPSRGSNRAAGFDLYSAYDYSIGPMEKALVKTDLQIAVPHGYYGRVAPRSGLAVKHFIDVGAGVVDEDYRGNLGVVLFNFNKEPFEVKKGDRIAQLICERICYPELQELQTLDETERGAGGFGSTGTN from the exons ATGTTGTTTCGGGGTGCTTCAGTCGCTGCTGTTCGCGGTTTAAACGGGTTTGTGTTCGGAG TTACAGAAGCGGTTTCGCCGCTGAAGAGAAGCAAGAGTGATGCAGTGAACGGACACGAAGAGACAAAAGTGCTAAAATTCGCCAAACTGACCGAACACGCCACGACACCGAGCCGAGGATCGAACCGAGCCGCGGGATTCGACCTGTACAG tgcaTATGACTACAGCATCGGGCCGATGGAAAAGGCTCTGGTCAAGACTGACCTCCAGATCGCGGTTCCACACGGATATTACGGCAGAGTAG CTCCTCGCTCGGGTCTCGCCGTGAAGCACTTCATCGATGTGGGCG CTGGTGTGGTTGATGAGGACTACAGAGGGAATCTGGGAGTCGTGCTGTTCAACTTCAACAAAGAGCCGTTTGAAG TGAAGAAAGGAGACCGTATCGCTCAGCTGATCTGTGAGAGGATCTGTTACCCGGAGCTGCAGGAGTTACAG ACGTTGGATGAGACTGAGAGAGGAGCAGGCGGCTTCGGCTCCACCGGCACCAACTGA
- the slc12a1 gene encoding solute carrier family 12 member 1: MENPGFERSKDDPPQYEETSFSSNGFRNGERRAVRPSVVSAFGHDTLDRVPNADFYRNAASISGHRAIRPSLQELHDVFQKNGGLNIPNTVEDSERADDSTLGDVESVIPLEEKDTGGVVKFGWIKGVLVRCMLNIWGVMLFIRLSWVFGQAGIGLGIVVVLLSIVVTSVTCLSMSAICTNGVVRGGGAYYLISRSLGPEFGGSIGLIFAFANAVAVAMYVVGFAETVVEILKENNALIVDPMNDIRIIGCITLVLLMGITVAGMEWEAKAQVGLLVILLVAIGNVFVGTVIPSTKDKRSKGFFNYQESIAKENFLPEFRDGETFFSVFAIFFPAATGILAGANISGDLKDPQAALPKGTLLAIFITGITYLGIALVVSVTVVRDATGNRNDTIPVGSSCNFSSACNLGYDFSICQTTKCNYGLMNNFQVMTLVSGFGPLITAGTFSATLSSALASLVSAPKVFQALCKDNIYKALKFFAKGHGKNNEPIRGYLLTFIIAVAFILIAELNTIAPVISNFFLASYALINFSCFHASYAKSPGWRPAYKYYNMWLSLFGAVLCCAVMFVINWWAALVTYGIEFFLYIYVTVKKPDVNWGSSTQAVTFINAVNNALTLSTVDEHIKNFRPKCLVMTGSPRTRPALLDVAHSLTKNYGLCLTCEVFLGPRDKNLQDMNAAIQQNQIWLNKQKRKAFYTPVASENLRDGAEALLQASGLGRMKPNTVMLGFKRNWRTAKLQEVQNYVGVLHDALDFEHGTVIMRINQGMDISHILKAEEEMERMIMEQQALEMEENDFQPHGGKGFFNRSKKSSKKELTSRVSLDVPHTSDLAKMNQRLMEASSQFKKKQGKGTIDVWWLFDDGGLTLLLPHILTTRKKWKDCKLRIFIAGQSERIEQDKDEMQLLMKKFRIKCDDVKVITDINVRPSAESWKLFQDMIEPFRLHEGSKETTQAEALRKEHPWKITDAELDAFEEKTIRQVRLNELLQEGSRAAKLVVVSMPIARKGSVSDHLYMAWLEALTKNLPPTLLIRGNHQSVLTYYS; the protein is encoded by the exons ATGGAGAATCCAGGGTTTGAGAGATCCAAAGATGACCCTCCGCAGTACGAGGAGACGTCTTTCTCCAGCAACGGCTTCAGGAACGGGGAACGGCGAGCCGTGCGGCCGTCTGTGGTCAGTGCTTTTGGGCACGACACTCTGGACCGGGTGCCGAACGCCGACTTCTATCGTAACGCGGCGAGCATCAGCGGACACAGAGCCATCAGACCTTCCCTGCAAGAGCTGCACGATGTTTTCCAGAAG AATGGAGGCCTTAATATCCCTAATACGGTGGAGGACAGTGAAAGAGCGGACGACTCGACGCTGGGCGATGTGGAGTCGGTCATCCCGCTGGAGGAGAAGGACACAGGAGGTGTGGTGAAGTTTGGTTGGATCAAAGGAGTTCTG GTGAGATGCATGCTGAATATCTGGGGTGTCATGCTGTTCATACGGCTGTCATGGGTGTTTGGACAAGCAGGAATAG gtttGGGAATAGTGGTCGTGTTGTTGAGCATAGTGGTGACCAGCGTCACGTGTCTGTCCATGTCGGCTATATGTACCAACGGTGTGGTACGAGGAG GCGGAGCGTATTACCTCATTTCCCGCAGTTTGGGTCCTGAGTTCGGCGGCTCCATCGGTCTGATCTTTGCGTTCGCCAACGCCGTGGCCGTGGCCATGTATGTCGTTGGGTTTGCTGAAACTGTGGTGGAGATACTCAAG GAAAATAACGCTCTTATAGTGGATCCAATGAATGACATCAGGATCATCGGCTGTATAACGTTGGTTCTGCTGATGGGCATCACTGTGGCTGGTATGGAGTGGGAGGCAAAG GCTCAGGTCGGTCTGTTGGTGATCCTGCTGGTGGCCATTGGCAATGTATTTGTGGGAACAGTGATTCCCTCCACCAAAGACAAGCGTTCCAAAGGCTTCTTTAACTATCAAG AATCCATTGCAAAGGAAAACTTTCTACCAGAATTCCGGGATGGAGAAACGTTCTTCTCTGTTTTTGCCATCTTTTTCCCGGCAGCCACTGGGATCCTTGCTGGAGCCAACATCTCTGGCGATCTGAAG GATCCTCAGGCAGCCCTTCCCAAAGGAACGCTGCTGGCCATCTTCATCACAGGGATAACGTACCTGGGCATCGCACTGGTTGTTT CCGTCACGGTCGTTCGAGATGCGACGGGGAACCGCAACGACACTATTCCAGTGGGTTCCAGTTGCAACTTCTCTTCGGCCTGCAATCTGGGCTACGACTTCTCAATCTGCCAGACCACCAAATGCAACTACGGCCTCATGAACAACTTCCAG gtAATGACTCTAGTGTCTGGGTTTGGACCTCTCATCACTGCAGGAACGTTTTCGGCCACGCTCTCCTCAGCTCTTGCGTCTCTAGTGAGCGCGCCCAAAGTCTTTCAG GCTCTCTGCAAAGACAACATCTACAAGGCCCTCAAGTTCTTCGCCAAAGGTCACGGGAAAAACAACGAGCCAATCAGAGGATACCTCCTGACCTTCATCATCGCTGTAGCATTCATCCTCATCG CTGAGCTCAACACCATCGCTCCCGTCATCTCCAACTTCTTCCTGGCCTCATACGCCCTCATCAACTTTTCCTGCTTCCACGCGTCATACGCCAAATCCCCAG GTTGGAGACCGGCGTACAAGTACTATAACATGTGGCTGTCTCTGTTCGGAGCCGTGCTCTGCTGTGCCGTGATGTTTGTGATTAACTGGTGGGCGGCACTGGTCACCTACGGCATCGAGTTCTTCCTCTATATTTACGTTACTGTGAAGAAGCCAG ATGTGAACTGGGGCTCGTCCACTCAAGCCGTGACCTTCATAAACGCAGTGAACAACGCTCTGACGTTATCTACTGTGGACGAACACATCAAGAACTTCAG ACCCAAGTGTCTCGTGATGACAGGATCGCCCAGAACCAGACCGGCGCTGCTGGATGTGGCGCATTCACTCACTAAGAATTATGGGCTGTGTCTGACCTGTGAGGTGTTTTTG GGTCCCCGTGACAAGAATCTGCAAGACATGAATGCTGCCATTCAGCAGAACCAGATATGGCTGAATAAGCAGAAGCGTAAAGCTTTCTACACGCCTGTCGCCAGTGAGAACCTGCGAGATGGAGCAGAAGCGCTACTGCAG gcGTCAGGACTTGGCAGAATGAAGCCGAACACAGTGATGCTGGGATTCAAGCGTAACTGGAGAACCGCCAAATTACAGGAAGTTCAAAACTATGTTGGAGTTCTACA CGATGCCTTGGATTTCGAGCACGGGACCGTGATAATGAGAATCAATCAGGGGATGGACATCTCTCACATCCTCAAAGCAGAAG AGGAAATGGAGCGTATGATCATGGAGCAGCAGGCTCTGGAGATGGAGGAGAACGACTTTCAGCCACACGGAGGAAAAGGGTTCTTCAACAGGTCCAAGAAATCCTCCAAAAAAGAGCTGACCAGCAGAG TTTCTCTGGATGTTCCTCACACATCAGATCTGGCAAAGATGAATCAGCGTCTGATGGAGGCCAGCAGCCAGTTTAAGAAGAAACAGGGCAAAGGGACGATTGATGTTTGGTGGCTGTTTGATGACGGAG GTCTCACGCTGCTCCTGCCTCACATTCTGACCACACGGAAGAAATGGAAAGACTGCAAACTCAGAATCTTCATCGCCGGGCAGAGTGAACGCATCGAACAGGACAAAGACGA AATGCAGCTGCTTATGAAGAAGTTCAGGATCAAATGCGACGACGTTAAAGTAATCACAGACATCAACGTCAGGCCCAGCGCAGAGAG CTGGAAACTCTTCCAGGACATGATCGAGCCGTTCCGTCTGCACGAGGGTTCGAAGGAGACGACGCAGGCCGAAGCCCTGAGGAAGGAGCATCCCTGGAAGATCACAGACGCCGAGCTCGACGCCTTTGAGGAGAAG ACAATCCGGCAGGTGCGTCTGAATGAGCTTCTTCAGGAGGGCTCGAGAGCAGCTAAACTCGTAGTGGT GAGCATGCCCATCGCCCGTAAAGGCTCCGTCTCCGATCATCTGTACATGGCCTGGCTGGAAGCGCTCACAAAGAATCTTCCGCCGACCCTCCTGATCCGTGGAAACCACCAGAGTGTGCTGACCTACTACTCATGA
- the ctxn2 gene encoding cortexin-2 yields the protein MCSIHYNHSLTAMSSSDIMAYSLSLEQKTAFAFVGMLLVFLGLLIVRCFRILLDPYSSMPSSSWGDGLEGLEKGTFEYALT from the coding sequence ATGTGTAGCATTCATTACAACCACAGCCTAACGGCCATGAGCAGCAGTGACATCATGGCCTATTCTCTGAGCCTGGAGCAGAAGACGGCGTTTGCGTTTGTGGGGATGTTGCTGGTGTTTCTCGGCTTGTTGATCGTCAGGTGTTTCAGGATCCTGCTGGACCCCTACAGTAGCATGCCGTCATCCAGCTGGGGCGACGGGCTAGAGGGGCTGGAGAAAGGGACGTTTGAATACGCTCTTACTTGA